In Oryza glaberrima chromosome 8, OglaRS2, whole genome shotgun sequence, the following are encoded in one genomic region:
- the LOC127782167 gene encoding uncharacterized protein LOC127782167, which produces MGRKRKELLSSAPWRTGEAAEDDDEAARLSREGKVSVTSNPGETPTMHVPRNKRQDLDLAVDDFDEDEIDPELRYSFQRNSRFLRRVFSVDTLVKPLPPVMAYSVSRNVNFFFKIFTQFWDEEGIANAQKSLGLGNEDGSRRR; this is translated from the exons ATGGGGCGCAAGAGGAAGGAGCTGCTGTCGTCGGCGCCGTGGAggacgggggaggcggcggaggacgacgacgaggcggcgaggcTGTCCCGCGAGGGCAAGGTGAGCGTCACCAGCAACCCCGGCGAGACGCCCACCATGCACGTCCCGCGCAACAAGCGCCAGGacctcgacctcgccgtcgacgacttcgacgaggACGAGATCGACCCCGAGCTCCGCTACTCCTTCCAGCGCAACTCCAGG TTTCTGCGGAGAGTATTTAGTGTGGATACACTTGTCAAGCCTCTTCCTCCTGTGATGGCATACAGTGTTTCTCGCAATGTGAACTTTTTCTTCAAGATCTTCACACAGTTCTGGG ATGAAGAGGGAATTGCCAATGCACAGAAATCCCTTGGACTGGGGAATGAGGATGGCTCCCGGCGGCGTTGA
- the LOC127782166 gene encoding MADS-box transcription factor 26 encodes MARGKVQLRRIENPVHRQVTFCKRRAGLLKKARELSILCEADIGIIIFSAHGKLYDLATTGTMEELIERYKSASGEQANACGDQRMDPKQEAMVLKQEINLLQKGLRYIYGNRANEHMTVEELNALERYLEIWMYNIRSAKMQIMIQEIQALKSKEGMLKAANEILQEKIVEQNGLIDVGMMVADQQNGHFSTVPLLEEITNPLTILSGYSTCRGSEMGYSF; translated from the exons ATGGCGCGAGGCAAGGTGCAGCTCCGTCGCATCGAGAACCCGGTTCACCGTCAGGTCACCTTCTGCAAGCGCCGTGCCGGCCTGCTGAAGAAGGCCAGGGAGCTCTCCATCCTCTGCGAGGCCGACATCGGCATCATCATCTTCTCCGCCCACGGCAAGCTCTACGACCTCGCCACCACCGG AACCATGGAGGAGCTGATCGAGAGGTACAAGAGTGCTAGTGGCGAACAGGCCAACGCCTGCGGCGACCAGAGAATG GACCCAAAACAGGAGGCAATGGTGCTCAAACAAGAAATCAATCTACTGCAGAAGGGCCTGAG GTACATCTATGGGAACAGGGCAAATGAACACATGACTGTTGAAGAGCTGAATGCCCTAGAGAGGTACTTAGAGATATGGATGTACAACATTCGCTCCGCAAAG ATGCAGATAATGATCCAAGAGATCCAAGCACTaaagagcaag GAAGGCATGTTGAAAGCTGCTAACGAAATTCTCCAAGAAAAG ATAGTAGAACAGAATGGTCTGATCGACGTAGGCATGATGGTAGCAGACCAACAGAATGGGCATTTTAGTACAGTCCCACTGTTAGAAGAGATCACTAACCCACTGACTATACTGAGTGGCTATTCTACTTGTAGGGGCTCGGAGATGGGCTATTCCTTCTAA